A single Ammospiza caudacuta isolate bAmmCau1 chromosome 6, bAmmCau1.pri, whole genome shotgun sequence DNA region contains:
- the PHLDA2 gene encoding pleckstrin homology-like domain family A member 2, which produces MKMQAEVIREGELEKRSDSLFQLWKKKLVVLTKDSLSLFPDGHKRAKGKELGFGSILKVDCVERTGKYIYFTIVTKDRKEIDFRCPDQSCWNASITMALIDFQNKRAIQDFKSRQEMEQAAGTQERRLARAP; this is translated from the coding sequence ATGAAGATGCAAGCCGAGGTGATCCGCGAGGGCGAGCTGGAGAAGCGGAGCGACAGCcttttccagctgtggaagaagaAGCTGGTGGTGCTGACCAAGGACAGCCTCAGTCTCTTCCCCGACGGGCACAAGCGAGCCAAGGGCAAGGAGCTGGGCTTCGGCTCCATCCTCAAGGTGGACTGCGTGGAGCGCACGGGCAAGTACATCTACTTCACCATCGTCACCAAAGACCGCAAGGAGATTGACTTTCGGTGTCCggaccagagctgctggaaCGCTTCCATCACCATGGCCCTCATCGACTTCCAGAACAAGCGGGCCATCCAGGACTTCAAGAGCCGCCAGGAGATGGAGCAGGCGGCGGGCACCCAGGAAAGGCGGCT